In Ignavibacteriales bacterium, a single window of DNA contains:
- the pepT gene encoding peptidase T: protein MNETVLDKFLRYVKIDTQSSEESESYPSTSKQLNLLNLLVEELKTLGLKDARIDKYGYVMGTVPSNVPHKVPAIGFIAHVDTSPSASGENVKPQVIKYQGGDVVLPGDKSIVITEAENPELKHCIGKTIITSDGTTLLGADNKAGIAIIMTAVQQLLNNPKIPHGDIKIGFTPDEEIGAGTKFFDLKSFGADFAYTVDGDTAGELNKETFSANSATITVHGRNIHPGFAKNIMVNSIRTMADIIIRTPKDMAPETTEGYEPYIHPHILKGEEEKTTLNFLFRDFKTEGLDKQKKILEKIIEEVKPLHPKTRIELEIKESYRNMREGVDKDPRVTEYLWEATKRSGLEPKWVPIRGGTDGSRLTAMGLPCPNIFTGGKNFHGKTEWASLDGMEKSIETVVNLVQVWVEKSKK, encoded by the coding sequence ATGAACGAAACAGTCCTCGATAAATTTCTTCGATATGTCAAGATAGATACACAATCCAGCGAAGAATCTGAATCGTATCCGAGCACTTCCAAACAACTAAATCTTTTAAATCTGCTTGTTGAAGAATTGAAAACTTTAGGTCTGAAAGATGCACGGATAGATAAATACGGATATGTTATGGGAACAGTGCCTTCAAATGTACCGCATAAAGTTCCGGCTATCGGATTCATCGCACATGTAGATACATCACCATCTGCAAGCGGTGAAAATGTAAAACCACAGGTGATTAAGTATCAAGGCGGAGATGTTGTATTGCCCGGTGACAAGTCAATTGTAATCACTGAAGCTGAAAATCCTGAATTGAAACATTGCATCGGTAAAACAATAATCACATCTGATGGTACAACTCTGCTGGGTGCAGATAACAAAGCAGGTATTGCAATCATAATGACGGCAGTTCAGCAACTCCTCAATAATCCCAAAATTCCTCACGGTGATATTAAAATTGGATTCACACCTGATGAAGAGATTGGAGCAGGGACAAAATTTTTCGATTTAAAATCTTTCGGCGCTGACTTCGCATACACAGTTGATGGCGACACTGCCGGAGAATTAAACAAGGAAACCTTCAGCGCAAACTCTGCGACCATAACCGTGCACGGAAGAAACATACATCCCGGTTTTGCAAAAAATATTATGGTGAATTCGATTAGAACAATGGCAGACATCATAATTCGAACACCGAAAGATATGGCACCTGAAACAACTGAAGGTTACGAGCCATATATCCATCCGCACATTTTAAAAGGTGAAGAAGAAAAAACAACTCTCAATTTCCTATTCCGGGATTTTAAGACCGAAGGATTGGATAAACAGAAAAAGATATTAGAAAAGATAATCGAAGAAGTGAAACCACTTCATCCTAAAACCAGAATAGAGTTGGAGATAAAAGAATCGTATCGCAATATGCGTGAAGGTGTTGATAAAGACCCGCGTGTAACTGAATATTTATGGGAAGCAACAAAGCGCTCCGGGCTTGAACCAAAATGGGTTCCAATCCGCGGTGGCACAGACGGCTCACGGCTTACAGCAATGGGCCTCCCCTGTCCGAATATTTTCACAGGAGGAAAAAACTTCCACGGCAAAACCGAGTGGGCTTCACTTGACGGTATGGAGAAATCGATTGAAACAGTTGTAAACCTTGTGCAGGTGTGGGTAGAGAAGAGTAAAAAATGA
- a CDS encoding tetratricopeptide repeat protein, which produces MIKTDKKTSKYIIIFHLLLAVSIYQHQAIAQVPTDSLAILVNEGYAIMQSNPDRAEQLFEQALTISPNDLALRRQLGYLYSDNNKPERALKEFEKAEAIQSSDTIKLQMAFIQLTNGHEDKAVTILRELTESQDLFIKKSADEQLAAITSASVTVIPDEPSRWYSRIYAAPFYDTRWETIFYNFDAERGYYFNSKRTIFGYGFLSLAADGKSKLGEVPEIFSDNAIVGGVGIGVKPLTGLELRTQLGIAYDIIQQDSGVSRWSEDFRVLAIYGNGIYPDFEFHTDPKVTLEPLLDVYSSVGYYSRYKNVIGYLQGRAGVRIFEMSYTAADLYLRSMYVKDSEREFYNNQIDAAIGLRILPFYKWDLYVMAEYYRGTYLGNIARPSDFSKYFGGFRLFIIYDHIF; this is translated from the coding sequence ATGATTAAAACAGATAAAAAAACGTCAAAATATATCATTATTTTTCACTTATTATTAGCTGTAAGTATTTATCAGCATCAGGCGATAGCTCAAGTTCCTACCGATTCATTGGCGATACTGGTTAATGAAGGTTACGCCATAATGCAAAGCAATCCCGATAGGGCAGAGCAGTTATTCGAACAGGCACTGACGATTTCACCTAATGATTTAGCATTACGCAGACAGCTTGGATATCTCTACAGCGATAATAATAAACCTGAGCGAGCGTTAAAAGAATTTGAAAAAGCGGAAGCCATACAATCATCCGATACTATTAAATTACAGATGGCATTTATCCAACTAACCAACGGCCATGAAGACAAAGCGGTAACAATCTTGCGTGAGCTAACGGAGAGTCAAGATCTGTTTATTAAAAAGAGTGCTGATGAGCAGTTGGCTGCGATTACTTCTGCCTCTGTGACGGTAATTCCAGATGAACCAAGCAGATGGTATTCCCGTATTTATGCAGCACCTTTTTATGATACACGCTGGGAAACAATATTCTATAACTTCGATGCGGAGCGTGGATATTATTTCAATTCCAAGAGGACAATTTTTGGTTACGGATTTTTATCTCTGGCGGCGGACGGAAAATCGAAGCTTGGCGAAGTACCCGAGATATTTTCCGATAACGCAATTGTGGGCGGAGTTGGTATAGGCGTAAAACCGTTAACAGGATTAGAATTAAGAACTCAATTAGGGATTGCATATGATATAATACAGCAGGATAGCGGAGTGTCGCGCTGGAGTGAAGATTTTAGGGTACTGGCAATATATGGAAATGGAATCTATCCGGATTTTGAATTTCATACCGATCCGAAAGTTACATTAGAACCGTTGTTAGATGTCTATTCATCGGTCGGTTATTATTCCCGTTATAAAAATGTCATCGGCTATCTTCAGGGTAGGGCCGGTGTGCGAATTTTTGAAATGTCTTATACTGCCGCCGATTTATATTTAAGGTCTATGTATGTAAAAGATTCGGAACGGGAATTTTATAATAATCAAATAGATGCCGCGATCGGTTTACGTATTCTGCCGTTTTATAAATGGGATTTATACGTGATGGCAGAATATTATCGGGGCACATAT